The region CTCTTTTGAGGCATAACGACTTCTCGAAGTGGATTAAGTTCTTAAAACGAAAATCCCGCTCCTGCCATCACAACCATTCGCTGACTGGGATAGTTGTACCAGTAAAAATGCCTTCCGGCAGTGAGGTTTCGGGCATCAAGGAAAAAATGCAGTTGATCGCTGTAACGGTAAGTGGCTCCCAGGCTCAGATCAAGCCAGGGCTTGATTTCCAAAGCCTCGAAAAGGTTGGTGGTCTCGTTTCTGACCTTAGCCCATGATTTGCCATTTGCATGCAATCCTGCCCTGAAAGCAAGTTTATCAGAATAGTTATACCAGCCTTCAAAAAAGCTTGTAAATGAAGGTTTATGCCAGGCTTTCTCTTCCCTGTCGGGCGAATAATGAAAAATATCGAAGCCAGTATTGATCCTTAACTGCTGGGAGATAGCATACGTGCCTGAAATGCTCCCATGTACAAGGTTCATATTATCATAAATTATATTGAACCTGTTATGAGGCGGTAGCGTATCGTTTACGAAAAGAGGGATATCTCCGATGGTGCTGTTGGCAATACTCGCGGTAATATCAATGCGTTTGCCAGCGCTTCCCTGCAAGCCGCCATAAAAGCGTAATTTATGATCGGTATTGCGGTATTCCAGCGCGGAATGCAAAAATGGATTCTCTTCAACAAGACTGGAAAACGAGTTCTTCTGTACTTTTCCGTCAATGCCAACAAAAACTGCGAGCCTGTCCTCAACCAGTTGAAGTCGTCCTTCAGCAATCGGGAAAAGCCGGAAATGAGTGGAAGTATCGGTATCGAACGCCAGGCCCAACCCGACCTTTATTTCATATTCCTGGTATTTGAACCGGTAATATGGCTGCACCTGAACCAGGGTATTATTCCATACTTTCAGGCTATCTGTTGTTTTAAAACTGCCAATGTCCAGTTTTAAGCCCAGGTTTTGCTTATCATCGGTTCGCATGAGACTAAATGACGATTTCACATCCGAACCAAATTCAAAGCGATGCTCAGTGGTTTCAAAAAGATCGTTGATGAACCCATAACCGAGTTGGGCAGCGTAATGAAGTCCTTCCTGGTTCTTATTGTTGCTATTGGCTTTTATGTAAAGCCCGGCCTGGTTAAAGCGCTGACGAAGGTGTTCTTTGGATGTATTAAAAACAGTGTCAGGAAATTCGGCTGCGAGAAACCCATAATGATGCAGCACATTGTGGTCGTATCTTGCTTCAGTTTCCAGCGTAAGTTCGTCAAAAAAGCGTTTGGCAGAAACCCTGACAAGATTATCGCTGAAGGCGCTGTGCCCGTAATCCTTTATCTTTCCGTGCGTTGAAAGGTGCCTGACCTGGGTACTCAAAAGATATTTTGAGTTGCGAAGGCTTCCAGCGTTGAACTCAATATAGGGTGTCAAATAATTGCCAATGCCGGCACGAATATGATTGCGATAAATTGTACTTAATCGTTCATTAGCGGGAGAGGCTTCCTGAATAGCTTCGGTGCTGTGGGTCACATTAATTTTTTGAGGGGTAATGCTTATAACTACCGGGGGCATGCTGATTTCCTCTGTTTCTATCCTGGGCTGAAGATTGATCTTCACCACATCAGGAAGTGTGGGTTCGTAAGGTGCAATAACGGTGATTTCCTCTTTGTGTGGTGTCTGAGCCTGAATTTCCGGAGAAAGAAAACAGGATATGACTGCCACAAGCGCCACTGACAGGCTCAATATTTTATGCTGTAATTTCATTGCGATATTCATTTTCAGTGAATCAAACATTAATTGCTTCCCAGTTCAGGTAAAGCATTGAGTTTTTGCCTTGCAACTTCCTTCAGGTCTTCGCCCTGGTAATTCTCAATGATGCTTAACAAGGTCTGGCGTGCCTGGAAAATATTCCCTGTATCACGGTAAATATCGGCAAGCATAATGAACCCGCTGGCAACCCAATAATCGTAGGAGGCATAATTGGCTGAAAGCTCAAAAATTGTGTTCTCAGCTTCGGTGGTTTTGTTTTGCTTAAACTGAACCGAAGCAAGGTGGTAGGTGGCTTCGGCGCCATAAGCTCCTCTTGGAGATAAGCGGATGGCCTGCCTGAACGATTCAAGTGCTTTTTCATCCTGTTGCAGCACCCTGGCAGCTTTGCCGGCAAGAAGGTGAATTTCGGCAAGCGAAGATTCGGGAACCCTCTCATCAGCTAAAAGTTTCTCGGCCGCCACCAAGGTTGCGCTGTAATCATCGAGTTGTTTGCTGGTGTGCAACTGGCCTGTGATGGCTTCAATGCGTATAGTGGGATTGCCGGCGATTTCTTCGAGTTCAACATACTGCCCGCGCGCTTTTTCATAGTTTTTTAGATCATGGTTGATCCTGGCTGCACGCTGCAACGATCGCTCTGTAAATTCAGAACGCGGCCTTTCAATTACTTTCTCGTAACTTCCCAATGCTTCCGCAGTATTGTTTTCCCTCATTTCACATTCTGCTTTATAAAAATTGGCGTGAAGCGAATAAAATCCCTGCGGATAGCGTGTAAGGTAATTTGCGAAACCAGGTTTTGCACTGTTACAATCACCCGCCATATACCTGTTCATAGCAGCAATGTAGATCAGCGAATCCTGCTCGCGGTCAGTAACCTGGGCAAAGGAAAGCTTGCTTGAATAAGTGATAAACTCATCCACATTGTTCAAATCAACATAAATATTCCTGATGTTCGACAGTGCTTCGTGCGCTTCGGGAGATCCGGGATAATCCTGCACAACTTTTTTAAATGTTTCGAGTGCACGCGAATTGTCGTTGGTATTGTAATACACCAAACCGGTTTTCATCAGCGACGTTCGCACAAGGTTACTGCCCGGATAATTTTTTATCAGGGCGCTGAAAAACTGCAGCGCTTCGCTGTTTTGGTTCAGGATCAGGGCGGTGTTGCCCATTTCATAAAAGGCTTCGGCGGCGTATGGCGATGTGCTGTACTCGCGCTGAAATGCCCTCAAAGTGGCGATCTTACCTTGCTGATCGCCCAAAGCGCCCTGGGCACGTGCCTTCTGGAATGTTGCATAATCTGACTCGCCCCCACCGGTTCGTATTGCTTTATCATATTGTTGAATGGCGTTCTGATAACTTTTGGAAATAAAATTTGCATCACCAATTCGTAAATATGCATCGCTGACCATTCGTTTGTTTTCCCTGGCTTCATTCGCCAGGAAACGGTTGAAGGACTGAAGGGCCAGGTTATAATTTTTCTGCTGGAAGTAAATATAGCCGAGGTTGTAATGCGCAAAATGAAACATGGGAAGGTTTCGCGCTCCGCTGGCATTTATGAAGCGATTAAAATAATTGATAGCCAGGTCGTTTTGCGTCAACCTGAAATACGCTTCGCCGGTCCAGAAAAGAGAATTGGCGTTTAAAGCAGCATCAACAGGGTTTTCCTGCGATTTCTTGAACATGGCAATCGCATTGAAATGATCACGGTCGTTAAAAAGTTCAATGCCCCGGTAATACGTAATTTTCTGGTAAGCTTCCTTGAGCCGGTTGTCCTTTTCCTTTATATTCTCTATTGAAGCCAATGCCTCCCGGTAATTATTCGTGGTCAGATACAAATGCACAAGGTACGAAAGCGCTTCCTGACGGCGGATTCCGTTGGGATAATCGCTGAGGTACTGGTTAAGCGCTTTGATGGATTCATTGTAAGGATTTGCGCTTGTTTCAAGCGACAGTTTTGCGTAGTTAAACAGTGCATCTTCCCTGATTGCCGGGTTGAACGGCATCCTGTATGCCGAATTGAAAGCGTCGCCGGCATATTGCTTTTGGCCGGTTTTCAGGTAAGCATCGGCGAGATGGTAATACGCATATTGGCTTAACGAATCATCGAGACTGGTAACCGGCTGAAAATAACGGATGGCTTCGGCATAATTTTCTTTCAGATAATTCAGGAATGCCAGTTGATACGACTCTTCGCGGGTGGGCTGGCGGCGATTGTTGTCGTGATAAAATTGCAACACGCGCAATGCTTCATCATAATTTCCGATCCGGTAATAAGAATCACCTATCATTCGGGCCATTTCCAGGTTCTGGCGGCTGCGTTCTGAAGTGAACATGGGCATTCCATGTTGGATCACCTCATCATATTGACCCTGCATATAATAAATATGAACAATGTAATGCGGAACTATTGAGCGGTATGCCCGTTCATTTTTAATTTTATCGAAATCAAGCAACGCTTTTTCATATTCCCCGTCGAGGTAAGAAAGGTGTGCATAATAATAAGTAGCCTGTATGGTGTAATCGGTTTGGGTTTCGCGTACCTGGTTGAAATTTTGTTTCGCCTTGGCATTATCTCCGGCGCGCATATAGCCGAATCCCATTTTGAAATAGAGTTCTGCCAGCTCCTTATTGCTCAGCGCCCTGGCATTGACTTCCTCAAAAGACCGTAAGGCTCCCCGGTAGTTCTTTTTCTTAAACTGAAGCGCTCCCAGCTTGAAATATGCTAAATTACGCACAGAGCTCTCAGGGTTCCTGGCTAAAAAATCTTCAAGTAGAAATTCAGCATCGTTGTGTTCAAGTTCTACAGCGCTGAGGGCAGTATAATATGCTGCCTGGACTTTCAGAAGCGGATCGGCTTCAGAGGAAGGATCGGCAATACTCTCAAAAAGTGGCCTGGCGGCAGCATATTTCCCCAATTCAAATAATGCCTCCGCCTGCCTGAATTGTTCAGCATACGATGGAAGAGATTTGGTTTGCTGTGCTTGTAGCTGATGACCTGAAACGGCCAGCAGGATCAGGAATGAAAAAACAGATTTTTTTATCATGGTTTAGCAGGTGAACTGAATCATGATCAGAAAACGTAAGATGTGCGGGCTTATTTTGCAGGCAGGTAAACTGCCCCTCCACAGGAATCGGCAATGGCGCCGGTGGCTGATGAAAGGATGTTGGTTTTACCGGACCACCGCAGCAATCCCAATAAGGCGAATATGAGGGCTTCTTTGTATTCTATCGTCTCATTATCAGGAATGACCAGCTTACAGCCACAGGCTTTTTCTATATTGCTGATCAGAAAAAGATTGTGCGCTCCCCCACCGGTAAGCAATATTTCTTTGATCTTGTATTGTCTAACGATCCTGCCTATTTGTACTGAAATATGCTCCACAAAGGTTCGCAATAAATCATTTACCGGATAATTAGAATCCTCCAGGATAGGAAACATTTGCCTGATCAACATTTCGGTTCCCAGCGATTTTGGTGCTGGAAGTTCATAATAAAGCAAGCTGTTTAGCTTTTCAAGCAATGGTTCTATGATTTGGCCATCTCTCGCCAGGTTGCCATTAAAATCAAATTCATGACCCAGTTTACCGGCCAATTGGTTCAATACCGTGTTTACCGGGCAAATGTCGAATGCGATCCGTTTACCATCACGTTTCAACGAAATATTTGAGAACCCGCCAAGGTTCAGGCAGGCATCATATTGCGAAAAGAGAATTTCATCACCCATTGGAACCAATGGCGCGCCCTGTCCTCCAAGGCATACATCCATTGCCCTGAAATCACAAACAACCGGTTTTCCGCCGGCGGCAGCAATCGCAGCACCATTGCCAATCTGCATGCTGAACCCTGTTTGGGGATCGTGAAAAACAGTGTGACCATGAGAAGCAATGAGTATAGGATCGAAATTAGTTCTAGTATGAAAGCTTTTGGCCAGTTCACCGCTCAGCCTGCCATAGTCGAAATGTATTTTTGCAAGTTCAGCAGCGCTTGCATTGAATAATGATTGCAGCCTGCTTTTCCATTCAGGCGTATATGGCCAGGTAACAGTATGCTCAATTGTATATTCCCATTTCCCGTCACGAACACGAAAAATACAGGCTGCCATGTCCATGCCATCCAGTGAAGTGCCCGACATAATGCCTGTGACCCTGTAAATAGTGTTTTCGTTGAAATCCATCAGATGAGTTAAAGTTCGTCGAGTAAAGTTTCGAGCCGCATTTTGCGCGAACCTTTTACCAGAATGCTGAACCCTTTGACTTGCTGCTGTGCAAGCCAATGTTTTGCCTCTATCGTATCATCAATAAAAGTGCAAACAGGATCGGCGATTTTATGAAGACTGAAACTAGTGCCGACAAAAAGAACTTTCTCAAATCCTGCTTTCAGAACCTTGCCGATAATAGCTTTGTGCTCCGCATCCGCAAATTCACCAAGTTCGAACATATCACCTAAAATACACATCTTGGGCTGCCCGGGGGAAGCGCTGAAACTTTCAAGGGCAACATCCATACTCGAAGGATTGGCATTGTAAGCATCAAGTATTACCTGATTTTTCGCAGTAGTAATAATTTGCGAGCGGTTGTTTCGCGGAATATATGATTCAATAACATCGATTATATCGTTGACGGCAACCCCGAAATATCTTCCTATGCAAATGGCTGCCAATATATTATTTGCATTGTACGATCCAGCAAGTTGACTATGAACTTTGTATTTAGTGCAGTTTTCCGAACAATCGAGTGAAATGAATGGGTGCCTGCTTGTGATCTCTCCCCTGTAATCTGCCGTTGGATCTATACCATAAGTGACTCGGGAAATATCTCCTGCATGCTTAATAAGTAAATCATCACAAATATTTACGAAAACCTTACCCGTGTTTTGCCTGATAGCTGCATACAATTCGGATTTGGCTGTAATTACATTTTCAAAACTACCGAAGCCTTCAAGATGGGCCCGGCCAATATTTGTGATTAAACCATAGGTTGGCAATACGAGTTCGCAAAGTTTTTTGATCTCCCCTACATGGTTCGCGCCAATCTCAATAACGGCAATACGGTGAGTCGCATTCAACTGTAGCAGCGTGAGTGGTACGCCAATATGATTATTCAGGTTTCCCTGTGTGAATAAACATGGATATTTATTACTGAGAACCGCGGCAACAAGTTCTTTGGTTGTAGTTTTTCCGTTCGAGCCTGTAATGGCAATCACAGGAATGTTGAACTGGTTTCGGTGATATGTTGCCAGCTGCTGTAATGTGCTGAGCACATCGTCAACAAAAATATGTTTGTCGGATGCGACTACGTTGGGATTATCAACAATGGCATAGGCTGCTCCATTCTCAAGCGCATCGCTGGCAAAAAAGTTGGCATCATGGGTTTCTCCCTTCAGGGCGAAGAACAGGCAGTTTTCAGGAATAATCCTTGAATCAAGACTGATATGAGGATGCTCAGTAAAAAGCTTGTAAAGTTGAGCTTGATCCATAGGCCTGTGCATTAAAAAAATCTGCCCGGAAAGTAACCGCTGCCTTCACCATACAAGATGGTTGTGAGCGCTGGGGTACTTTGCGGGCAGAAAAGATTGAAAATATATTTATCTTTTTCCTGCCATTTCCGGGCTACCAACACGCGTCATTGCGCAGCGGAAACCAATGTTATTTGTGGATTTATCCTGTTCAAGAAAACGGCGTGCTCCCGGAGAAAGGAAATAGGCCGGATCGCGCCATGAGCCTCCTTTGTAAACTCTTGATTTATCGCTGATCAAAGATGTTTTTGCGTACTCATACAT is a window of Bacteroidales bacterium DNA encoding:
- a CDS encoding tetratricopeptide repeat protein, producing MIKKSVFSFLILLAVSGHQLQAQQTKSLPSYAEQFRQAEALFELGKYAAARPLFESIADPSSEADPLLKVQAAYYTALSAVELEHNDAEFLLEDFLARNPESSVRNLAYFKLGALQFKKKNYRGALRSFEEVNARALSNKELAELYFKMGFGYMRAGDNAKAKQNFNQVRETQTDYTIQATYYYAHLSYLDGEYEKALLDFDKIKNERAYRSIVPHYIVHIYYMQGQYDEVIQHGMPMFTSERSRQNLEMARMIGDSYYRIGNYDEALRVLQFYHDNNRRQPTREESYQLAFLNYLKENYAEAIRYFQPVTSLDDSLSQYAYYHLADAYLKTGQKQYAGDAFNSAYRMPFNPAIREDALFNYAKLSLETSANPYNESIKALNQYLSDYPNGIRRQEALSYLVHLYLTTNNYREALASIENIKEKDNRLKEAYQKITYYRGIELFNDRDHFNAIAMFKKSQENPVDAALNANSLFWTGEAYFRLTQNDLAINYFNRFINASGARNLPMFHFAHYNLGYIYFQQKNYNLALQSFNRFLANEARENKRMVSDAYLRIGDANFISKSYQNAIQQYDKAIRTGGGESDYATFQKARAQGALGDQQGKIATLRAFQREYSTSPYAAEAFYEMGNTALILNQNSEALQFFSALIKNYPGSNLVRTSLMKTGLVYYNTNDNSRALETFKKVVQDYPGSPEAHEALSNIRNIYVDLNNVDEFITYSSKLSFAQVTDREQDSLIYIAAMNRYMAGDCNSAKPGFANYLTRYPQGFYSLHANFYKAECEMRENNTAEALGSYEKVIERPRSEFTERSLQRAARINHDLKNYEKARGQYVELEEIAGNPTIRIEAITGQLHTSKQLDDYSATLVAAEKLLADERVPESSLAEIHLLAGKAARVLQQDEKALESFRQAIRLSPRGAYGAEATYHLASVQFKQNKTTEAENTIFELSANYASYDYWVASGFIMLADIYRDTGNIFQARQTLLSIIENYQGEDLKEVARQKLNALPELGSN
- a CDS encoding anhydro-N-acetylmuramic acid kinase is translated as MDFNENTIYRVTGIMSGTSLDGMDMAACIFRVRDGKWEYTIEHTVTWPYTPEWKSRLQSLFNASAAELAKIHFDYGRLSGELAKSFHTRTNFDPILIASHGHTVFHDPQTGFSMQIGNGAAIAAAGGKPVVCDFRAMDVCLGGQGAPLVPMGDEILFSQYDACLNLGGFSNISLKRDGKRIAFDICPVNTVLNQLAGKLGHEFDFNGNLARDGQIIEPLLEKLNSLLYYELPAPKSLGTEMLIRQMFPILEDSNYPVNDLLRTFVEHISVQIGRIVRQYKIKEILLTGGGAHNLFLISNIEKACGCKLVIPDNETIEYKEALIFALLGLLRWSGKTNILSSATGAIADSCGGAVYLPAK
- the murF gene encoding UDP-N-acetylmuramoyl-tripeptide--D-alanyl-D-alanine ligase: MDQAQLYKLFTEHPHISLDSRIIPENCLFFALKGETHDANFFASDALENGAAYAIVDNPNVVASDKHIFVDDVLSTLQQLATYHRNQFNIPVIAITGSNGKTTTKELVAAVLSNKYPCLFTQGNLNNHIGVPLTLLQLNATHRIAVIEIGANHVGEIKKLCELVLPTYGLITNIGRAHLEGFGSFENVITAKSELYAAIRQNTGKVFVNICDDLLIKHAGDISRVTYGIDPTADYRGEITSRHPFISLDCSENCTKYKVHSQLAGSYNANNILAAICIGRYFGVAVNDIIDVIESYIPRNNRSQIITTAKNQVILDAYNANPSSMDVALESFSASPGQPKMCILGDMFELGEFADAEHKAIIGKVLKAGFEKVLFVGTSFSLHKIADPVCTFIDDTIEAKHWLAQQQVKGFSILVKGSRKMRLETLLDEL